The Thalassospira sp. TSL5-1 sequence ACGGACGAGATATTTTGCATGATGATAACTCCCGAAGGTGAAATGCCGATGCGGGATGTTATTCATCATTCAAATGATGAATGGAAATTCGTATTTCAAACCTATAATATATGATTTATGAATAATCTTTCCGCGATTGACCTTAATCTTCTGGTGGTGCTGGATGCGCTTTTGGCGGAACAGCATGTTTCGCGCGCGGCCCTGCGCCTGAATAAAAGCCAGCCTGCCGTCAGCCACGCGCTGGGCCGGTTACGGTTGTTGCTCGATGATCCGTTGCTGGTGCGGCGCGGTGGAAAGCTGGTGGCCACCCCCTTTGCCCGCAGCCTGGCACCGGAACTGGCCGCGATCTTGGGCCAGCTCCAGGAATTGTTGAAAACACCGGGTTTTGATCCGGCCACAGCGCGCCGGACCTTTCGGCTTGCCATGTCCGATTATGGGGCGGCGCTTTTATTGCCGGGCCTGATCAGGGTGATGCGCACAGAAGCCCCGCTTTGTGATCTTGTTATCAGCCAGGCGGGGCGGGAGGTCATGCAGTCGCAGGTGATAGAAGGTGAAATTGACCTCGCCCTGGGGGTGTTTCCCGAACGGCGGGCGGATATATGTGACCAGGTGCTGTTTCGCGAGGAATTTATTTGTGTGGCGGACAAGGAGCATTTTCACCACAGGGCGGGCTTGAGCCTGGAGCGGTATGTGGCAAGTGCGCATATTCTGGTGTCCCTGCACGCCGATAGCGCCAGTGCTAACGAAATTGAAGTCGCGCTAGGCCAATTGGGCGTGTTCCGCCGCAATGTGATGATTGTGCCGCATTGGAGCATCGCGGTGGATCTGGTGCGCGGAACCGATTTGATATTAACCGTGGCGCGCAGCATTGTACCAGCCCCGGATCATCTGGACGGGCTTTTCGTTTTTGCGCCGCCCTTTGATATTCCCAGCTTCGCCTTCCGCCAGATTTGGCATCAAAGGCGCGATAGCGACCCGGCCCATCTATGGTTGCGCCAAAACGTCACCCGGCTGCTGCGCGATTGATGCCTGTGTCATGAACGGCAATGGCCGTTATTTGGCGGGGCGGTGAATGCTCCGCCAAATAACGGGAAATATCGGGTTTAGTCCTGATATTTTACGGGGACAGACGGGCTTCGCGCGATGAAAAACGGGTTGGCGAAACCATCCTTGCCATAGACAAACGGGCTGCCATCAAGGTTTTCAACCACGCCACCGGCTGCGGCCAGCACGGCATGACCGGCGCCAATATCCCATTCCATCGTGCGGCCAAGGCGCGGGTAAAGGTCCGCTTCGCCCTGGGCGACCAGACATAGCTTCAGCGAGCTTCCGGCCGGGCGCATTTCCTGAACCTTCAGATCGCCGAGGAACGCCTTCATCGCTTCCGGGTCGCCGTGCGAGCGCGATCCAACCACGACAACCCCGGCATCGGGCATGTTGCGCACGGAAATGTCGGTGGTTTTCGGTTCAAGGTCATCTTCAATCAGCCTGGCCCCATCCGGCCCGCCAAAATAAAGTTTTTCGATTGCCGGGGCATAGACCACGCCCATCACCGGCACACCCTGGGCAATCAGCGCGATATTGACGGTAAATTCGCCATTGCGCTTGATAAATTCCTTGGTGCCATCCAGTGGGTCCACCAGCCAGAAAAAATCGGTATGGGCAGAAACATCGGGCACATTGCCTGCGGCAACACTTTCTTCGGATACGATTTTAACATCGGGTGTCAGGGCACGCAGACCGGGCAGAATAACGGCTTCGGCGGCGTCATCGGCCTCTGTCACCGGGGAAGCATCGTCCTTGGCGCGGACTTCAAATTCGGTTTTATAGATTTCCATGATAGCGGCACCGGCGCGCCGGGCAATTTCGATCAGGCCGTTTTCAAGGGCGCGGGCATCGGCGGGCAGGCCGTGGGTCATGGGGAATCCTTTGTCTGACATGCGGTTTG is a genomic window containing:
- a CDS encoding LysR substrate-binding domain-containing protein is translated as MNNLSAIDLNLLVVLDALLAEQHVSRAALRLNKSQPAVSHALGRLRLLLDDPLLVRRGGKLVATPFARSLAPELAAILGQLQELLKTPGFDPATARRTFRLAMSDYGAALLLPGLIRVMRTEAPLCDLVISQAGREVMQSQVIEGEIDLALGVFPERRADICDQVLFREEFICVADKEHFHHRAGLSLERYVASAHILVSLHADSASANEIEVALGQLGVFRRNVMIVPHWSIAVDLVRGTDLILTVARSIVPAPDHLDGLFVFAPPFDIPSFAFRQIWHQRRDSDPAHLWLRQNVTRLLRD
- the cysQ gene encoding 3'(2'),5'-bisphosphate nucleotidase CysQ, producing the protein MTHGLPADARALENGLIEIARRAGAAIMEIYKTEFEVRAKDDASPVTEADDAAEAVILPGLRALTPDVKIVSEESVAAGNVPDVSAHTDFFWLVDPLDGTKEFIKRNGEFTVNIALIAQGVPVMGVVYAPAIEKLYFGGPDGARLIEDDLEPKTTDISVRNMPDAGVVVVGSRSHGDPEAMKAFLGDLKVQEMRPAGSSLKLCLVAQGEADLYPRLGRTMEWDIGAGHAVLAAAGGVVENLDGSPFVYGKDGFANPFFIARSPSVPVKYQD